A window of Hyperolius riggenbachi isolate aHypRig1 chromosome 1, aHypRig1.pri, whole genome shotgun sequence contains these coding sequences:
- the KLHL26 gene encoding kelch-like protein 26 isoform X4, which translates to MAESGGGEFSSLGQSRAMFTGGMRETSQDVIELKGVSSRGLKHIIDFAYTAEVTLDLDCIHDVLGAAVFLQMVPVVELCEEFLKSAMSVETCLNIGQMATTFSLDSLKESVDSFTFRHFLKISEEEDFLHLPLERLVFFLQSNKLKNCREIELFHAAIRWLQFDYSRRAYASQVLCYIRFPLMQSSELVDSVQIVDIMVEDVLCRQYLLEAFNYQILPFRQHEMQSCRTVIRSDVFSLITFGGTPYTDNDRTVSNKVYYLPDVTARQFKELDEMEIGCSHACAAVLDNFVYVVGGQHWQYRSGEGAVDVCFRFDPHLNQWLRIQPMQESRIQFQLNVLYGMLYAIGGRNRSGSLSSVERYCPKKNEWTYACSLKRRAWGHASGTLGGKLYISGGYGVSVEDKKALYCYDPSLDQWEFKTPMNEPRVLHAMVGTNHRIYAFGGRMDHVDRCFDILAVEYYAPENDTWTTVSPMRAGQSEAGCCVLDKKIYIVGGYSWHLNNVTSVVQVYNTETNEWERDLHFPESFAGIACASVILPQAWIKSRKT; encoded by the coding sequence GGCGATGTTTACTGGAGGAATGAGAGAAACCAGTCAAGATGTAATAGAATTAAAGGGTGTATCCTCTAGAGGCTTAAAACATATAATTGACTTTGCATATACAGCAGAAGTGACACTTGACCTGGACTGTATTCACGATGTCTTGGGAGCTGCTGTGTTTCTTCAAATGGTGCCAGTTGTTGAACTTTGTGAAGAGTTCCTGAAGTCTGCAATGAGTGTGGAGACCTGTCTAAATATTGGACAAATGGCTACAACTTTTAGTTTGGATTCATTAAAAGAGTCAGTGGATTCCTTCACATTCAGGCATTTCCTTAAAATTTCAGAGGAAGAGGATTTTCTTCATTTACCTTTAGAAAGACTTGTTTTCTTCCTTCAAAGCAATAAACTGAAAAACTGCAGAGAAATCGAATTATTTCATGCTGCAATCCGTTGGCTGCAGTTTGATTATTCCCGTCGGGCTTATGCTAGTCAAGTTCTTTGTTATATTAGATTTCCACTGATGCAGTCTTCAGAGCTGGTGGACAGTGTCCAGATAGTAGATATTATGGTGGAAGATGTTCTATGCCGACAGTATTTACTTGAGGCTTTCAACTATCAAATACTCCCATTCCGACAGCATGAAATGCAGTCTTGCAGGACGGTCATAAGATCAGATGTTTTCTCTCTCATAACATTTGGTGGAACTCCTTACACAGATAATGACAGGACAGTGAGCAACAAAGTGTATTATCTGCCAGATGTGACTGCTCGACAGTTTAAGGAGCTTGATGAAATGGAGATTGGTTGCAGTCATGCTTGTGCGGCAGTCCTGGATAATTTTGTTTATGTGGTAGGTGGACAGCATTGGCAGTaccgaagtggtgaaggagctgtAGATGTCTGTTTCCGCTTTGATCCCCATCTGAACCAATGGCTACGGATTCAACCAATGCAGGAAAGCCGAATTCAGTTCCAACTTAATGTCTTGTATGGTATGTTGTATGCCATTGGAGGAAGAAATAGATCCGGCAGTTTGTCATCTGTGGAAAGGTATTGCCCCAAAAAGAATGAATGGACTTATGCTTGTTCATTGAAGCGAAGAGCATGGGGTCATGCAAGTGGTACACTTGGGGGCAAGCTGTATATTTCAGGAGGCTATGGAGTATCGGTGGAAGATAAAAAGGCCTTGTATTGCTATGATCCTTCCTTAGACCAATGGGAATTCAAAACTCCAATGAACGAACCAAGAGTTCTACATGCAATGGTTGGAACAAATCATAGGATTTATGCATTTGGTGGCAGGATGGATCATGTTGATCGATGTTTTGATATATTGGCAGTGGAATATTATGCTCCAGAGAATGACACGTGGACAACTGTGAGTCCAATGAGAGCAGGACAGTCTGAAGCTGGCTGCTGTGTTTTGGATAAGAAGATTTATATTGTTGGGGGCTATAGCTGGCACTTGAACAATGTAACTAGTGTGGTACAGGTGTACAATACAGAAACTAATGAATGGGAAAGGGACTTGCACTTTCCAGAGTCTTTTGCTGGAATAGCATGTGCATCTGTTATATTACCACAAGCCTGGATAAAATCTCGAAAaacctaa